In Mercurialis annua linkage group LG5, ddMerAnnu1.2, whole genome shotgun sequence, a single genomic region encodes these proteins:
- the LOC126679794 gene encoding uncharacterized protein LOC126679794, protein MFGSNENLSPALVMKEHEKSGETRGAREFGVADNIIPHILNLYASRATARDFEIYAPNASFEDPLMCAHGVKQIKSSFYSLPKVFSKSKIEEYSVKENVMAAGKREILIDNKQHYVFLGRRIDMISLIKLYVEDGKVVRHEDWWDKKPIGNRETSKIAIIGRFKEIVRRGSMLVTHAMMGFGKDPTM, encoded by the exons ATGTTTGGCAGCAACGAAAATCTCTCTCCCGCACTCGTCATGAAGGAACACG AAAAAAGTGGAGAGACGAGGGGAGCACGCGAGTTCGGTGTCGCTGACAATATCATTCCTCATATTCTCAATTT ATACGCCTCTCGCGCCACAGCTCGTGACTTTGAAATCTATGCTCCAAATGCTTCCTTTGAAGATCCTCTCATGTGTGCGCATGG GGTGAAGCAGATCAAATCTTCATTTTATTCACTTCCCAAG GTGTTTAGTAAATCAAAAATTGAGGAATATAGCGTCAAGGAAAACGTAATGGCAGCAGGAAAGCGAGAG ATACTAATTGACAACAAGCAGCATTATGTGTTCTTGGGGAGACGTATAGATATGATTTCGCTTATCAAGCTCTACGTCGAGGATGGAAAAGTTGTTCGTCATGAAGATTG GTGGGATAAGAAGCCGATTGGGAATCGAGAAACGAGTAAAATCGCGATAATAGGACGCTTTAAGGAAATAGTTCGTCGGGGATCAATGCTTGTAACACATGCTATGATGGGGTTCGGTAAGGACCCAACCATGTAA
- the LOC126682923 gene encoding two-component response regulator 24-like, with the protein MEFEVKNTSNLKMVTTTSSKNGNHDQKLQTKMSALVVDDDAMIRRIHRKVLENHGIENQEVRNGKEAIEIICSGRKFELILMDRDMPVMNGIEATKQLRDMGIRSTIAGVSTRSSSSEVQEFMEAGLDDFQEKPLTPAKLKNILDNIKYKASVS; encoded by the exons ATGGAGTTTGAAGTTAAGAACACAAGCAATTTGAAAATGGTGACAACAACAAGCTCTAAGAATGGAAATCATGATCAGAAGCTTCAAACGAAAATGTCGGCCCTCGTCGTCGATGATGATGCTATGATTCGTAGAATTCATCGAAAGGTCTTGGAAAATCATGGAATAGAAAATCAGGAGGTGAGAAATGGGAAAGAAGCTATTGAGATTATTTGTTCAGGCAGAAAGTTTGAGCTTATTCTGATGGACAGGGATATGCCTGTCATGAATGGCATCGag GCAACGAAGCAGCTGCGTGACATGGGGATACGCAGCACAATTGCGGGTGTATCAACAAGATCATCATCATCTGAAGTGCAAGAATTTATGGAAGCAGGCTTAGATGATTTTCAGGAGAAGCCTTTGACACCTGCAAAGCTCAAAAACATTCTCGATAACATCAAGTACAAAGCTtcagtttcataa
- the LOC126682858 gene encoding lysM domain-containing GPI-anchored protein 2 yields MTQPPHHATLLLTLLLLAISLTNSTAKPFKCTASTAPSCQALIDYTPPNSTTLSSIKTLFSIKHLHTLLGANNLPVSTSPNRTISAQQIVKIPFPCMCANGTGISDKTPVYVVKPGDGLDYIARTIFSALVTYQEIAAVNGIPDPDKIDVGQEVKIPLPCSCDEVAGERVVHYGHVVASGSTLELIAAEYGTSKSIIMSVNEGVNDTSLLAGQVLDVPLQACNSSINTDSMDYPLLVPNATYVFTANNCIRCQCNSANNMTLQCEPSGMTPSNSTWSTCPSAQCDKLSLTNTTTDGCNTTTCAYSGFNSRTILTTLATASTCPVNAPGPGNYGSSIGLSWKFLFMCLHLIFLCVNPL; encoded by the exons ATGACTCAACCGCCCCATCATGCCACGCTCCTCCTAACACTCCTCCTCCTCGCAATTTCCCTCACAAATTCCACCGCCAAGCCATTCAAATGCACAGCCTCAACCGCCCCATCATGCCAAGCTCTAATAGACTACACCCCCCCAAACTCCACAACACTCTCCTCCATCAAAACCCTCTTCTCCATCAAACACCTCCACACTCTCCTCGGCGCCAACAATCTCCCCGTCTCAACCTCGCCAAATCGCACCATCTCCGCCCAGCAAATCGTCAAAATCCCCTTCCCATGCATGTGCGCCAACGGGACCGGCATCTCCGACAAGACGCCGGTCTACGTGGTCAAACCAGGGGACGGGCTTGATTATATTGCTCGAACTATATTTTCTGCACTGGTTACGTACCAAGAAATTGCGGCGGTGAATGGCATACCGGACCCGGATAAAATAGACGTCGGACAGGAGGTGAAGATTCCGCTGCCGTGTAGCTGCGATGAGGTGGCGGGGGAGAGAGTGGTGCATTATGGGCATGTTGTTGCGAGTGGGAGTACGTTGGAGCTGATTGCGGCGGAGTATGGGACGAGTAAGAGTATAATTATGAGCGTTAATGAGGGTGTTAATGATACTTCTCTCTTAGCTGGTCAAGTTCTTGATGTTCCTCTTCaag CTTGCAATTCATCGATAAACACCGACTCCATGGATTACCCTTTACTTGTTCCTAACGCTACTTACGTCTTCACTGCGAATAACTGCATTAGATGCCAATGTAACTCCGCGAACAACATGAC ATTACAATGCGAGCCATCTGGGATGACACCATCCAATTCGACTTGGTCTACTTGTCCTTCCGCACAATGCGATAAATTATCCCTTACCAACACAACAACTGATGGCTGCAACACCACAACTTGTGCCTATTCTGGCTTCAATAGTCGAACTATCTTAACCACTCTTGCCACTGCATCAACTTGTCCCGTCAATGCTCCAG GTCCTGGAAACTATGGTTCAAGCATTGGGTTGAGTTGGAAATTCCTATTCATGTGTCTGCACCTGATTTTTCTTTGTGTAAATCCTCTctag